TCCGAATGGTTCGACTACAGTAGATAGCTCTTCCAGCGACAAGCCGACAAGCTTGGGGTAAAGCTCTTCTACTCCACCTGGTGAAAAGAAGGTCGACATGCGGATCGGAGCGTTCGAACGATTCCTCCACGCGTGATGTGCGCCTGCGGGAATAACCACAATTGAGCCGACGGAGGCGTTGAAAACGTTGCCGTGGATGCTGAAGGTCACAGACCCTTCAAGGATGTGAACAATTTCATCTTCCGCATGGAAGTGCATAGGTGTTGCTGTGCCTGGCGCCGCGATATTTTCCATAATTGCATAGCGGCCATTCACCTGCGTTCCGTGAACCCGAATGCACAATCGTTCTCCGGCGATTGCCTCAAACCATTTGATGGTGTCATGGTGAGTGACAATAGGTGCACGTTGTTCGAGTGCATGATCAGATCCAGACTCCGTGCCGAACTTGTGGGGATTATTCATCAGAATTTCTCTTTTGTGGAGTGAAAGTTTTCGTTTTCTTACTTAGGATTGAAACACTTCAGCTAGCATCTTTATTCCCTGTCGGCATGTCGATATCCGAGAACGGAAGAACGCGAGAACGATTTGCCGGGACTAAGGCCCGGTTCTCGAATCGCCCCATCTAGCCA
The sequence above is a segment of the Terriglobales bacterium genome. Coding sequences within it:
- a CDS encoding cupin domain-containing protein, which produces MNNPHKFGTESGSDHALEQRAPIVTHHDTIKWFEAIAGERLCIRVHGTQVNGRYAIMENIAAPGTATPMHFHAEDEIVHILEGSVTFSIHGNVFNASVGSIVVIPAGAHHAWRNRSNAPIRMSTFFSPGGVEELYPKLVGLSLEELSTVVEPFGSGIVGPPIDE